The Hugenholtzia roseola DSM 9546 DNA segment CGTATGGCGCAATTTCTCTATTTTCGGAATCGTATGCTCGACGACCAACTTGTAGGCAGCAATGTGCATTGCCGTAGGGAAGGTGTCATTTGAAGATTGCGACTTATTTACGTCGTCGTTGGGGTGTATCCATTTTTTTTCGTCTGATAGCGAGCCGCCCTTCAATACGTGTGCGCGGTTAGCGATAACTTCATTGACGTTCATATTCGATTGCGTTCCCGAACCTGTCTGCCAAACGACAAGGGGAAATTCACCCTCCAATTTTTCAGCTAAGATTTCATCACAGACTTCGGCGATGGCGGCGGCTTTGTCGGCAGCTAATGCGCCTAAGTCGGCGTTGGCAAGTGCAGCGGCTTTTTTCAGAATCGCAAAAGCGTGGATAACTTCTTTTGGCATCGTCTGACCGCCAATTTTGAAATTTTCAGAAGAACGTTGTGTCTGTGCGCCCCAATATTTTTCGGCGGGAACGCGGACTTCGCCCATAGTGTCGTGTTCGATGCGATATGATGTCATAACAGAGAAACGAAAAGGGTAAAAGGTAAGATAAACAAAAGGCAGAGAGCCTACAAAGGCTTATTCTTTTTCACTTGCTTCCAAATGGTCTAATTGCGTCGTTTTGAGGTGCTGATAAATTTGGCGCAAGATGGCTAAGGCTATTGCCACTTCCGCTGCCGCCAAGACCATCACAAAAAGAGCCATCAAATGCCCTTGTTGTTGGTTGTCAAAGGCTACAAAATTCAGATTTGCCGCATTGAGCATCAGCTCGATGCCAATAAGAATCAAGATGGGGTTTTTCTTTACTATCACCACAGCCAAACCCAAGCTAAAAAGCAAGCCACTAAGGGCTATCAAACCCTGAGCAGGGAGAATTGCGTCGGAGGGCATCAAATTGATATTTTGAGTCTAATAGAAAACGGATACTGATAGGGCTTAATATTCGCTAATATCTGGTTCTAAGCGGCGCAAAAGCGTAGCACTGCCACGCCCGATGTGCTGCCAACTTTCTACTTCAAACCTCAACTCTATGGCAGTGCAGGGATAGAGCAGGGGTATGTAGTCGTCCAGAAGGCGATAGCAGAGCGAAGTAAGGGTAGGATTGTGATTGACTATCAGTACCGTATCGTAGGAGTTGGGTATGGCTTGTATGAAGTGGTATAAAAATTCTTCCGAAGCACTATACAACTCATCAAGGAGGGTAATTTCCGAAGCCGCGTACTCGATTTTTTCTGCAATGACCGAAACCGTCATCTGGGCGCGTACCGCACTGCTGGAATAGATTTTATCGAAACGCTGGGATTCCGAAGCCCATTTCTTGCCCAAGGCGAGGGCATCTTCCAAGCCTTTTTCGGTTAGGGCGCGTTGTTTATCAGTTTCGCTATTGAGGAAATCTACCGTCCGCGCATGGCGTAAAAGTGTCAGTTTTTTCACGTGTGCAGGGCTTTAAATATAAAAAAGCAGGTCGAACTTATTTTTGCAAAAATAGCTCTTTTTCCAAAGATATTCCCAAATTTAGCAATAAAATAACGATTTTTCAGTTTTTGAGGCTTTAATTTCTGCCTCCTCTTTATCTACAAGACCCTGCCACACGATTTTTATTTTCACCGCTTGGCAAAAAAGGCTTAATTTTGTGGCGTGCTTCAAAGCCAAAGCGCAACATTCCTCATCAAATCCCTTTTATACTTGTGAAACAGTCTGAAATACGCTTTCACGTCGAATTAGACCAAGAAAGTATCCCCGATAAAATTTTCTGGCGAGCCACAGACGCACCCTTCGAGGGGCAGGCAGAGGCGAAAGCCATCATGATTTCCGTCTGGGACGTGAAAGAGCAAAACACCCTGCGTTTAGACCTTTGGACAAAAGACATGCTCATTGATGATATGAAAATCTTTTGTTTGGAAAGCCTCTTAGGGCTGACTACTACGATGGCACAGGCTACCCAAGACGAGTTTATTGTCGCACAAATGAAAAATGCCTGCGACAACATTCGCAACTATTTAGAAGCCCAAACAGAGGAGAAGGCTTAGTCGGTATTAGACTTTAAAACACAATGAGGTTTTAAAACACAGCCAAAGCAGCATAGGGACAAGGCACTGCCTTGTCCTAAGTTTTAGTTTTCCGATTTCTTTTCCAATGCCAAGATTTGTGTCATCACCGCTTCGGCTTCGGCTCTTTTGAGGTCGGAGGTCTTTCTATCTTGTGTAGAAAGGCGGAAAGACTCTTGCAGGAGTGCTTCGTATTTTTCTCTTAATTTTTCTACTTCACTTTTTCTTTTAAAAGGATTCCACATAAAAAGAGGTTTAAGGGTTGGCAATGAGAAAAAAGCAGTGCGCCTGCGAATAAGTTTTGTCGGATAGACTTTTGTATAATCATTTGATTTTCAAGTAGTTTTCAATAGATTTAGGTCTATTTTACGAACATTGTACAAATATTTCACAGACGCTATCGCCTACAAAACGCCAAAAAAGTATGGATTGTTTGTTTTGTGGAAAAGGGGCTAATTTTAGGATTTGCAGAATTGTAAAAATAGCCTTACCTTTGTAAATTGTTTGGAAGGCTCATTTGATTTAGCTGCCGCCCTCTTATTTGTTCCTACTTGTTTGATATGCAAAATCTTTCCGTCCTCAAAGACCTTTTGGCTACGCCCCGTCGTGTCATGATTTTCCCACACCAGCGTCCTGATGCCGATGCCTTAGGGTCTTGTTTGGCACTAAAACATTATTTAGAGAAGAAAAATCATCAGGTTTGGGTGGTATCGCCTACCGAATATCCCGATTTTTTGAAGTGGATGCCACAAAATGAGCAGGTTTTGATTTGGGACGAGGAAGCAAAACTCATACCTGCCGCCCAAGAAGAAGCGCAAAAGGAGGCAGAGCCAATTATTGCCGCCCAATACATACGTCAGTTGGCTGCCCAAATCGATGTCTTTTTCTGTTTAGATTTTTCCGACCCTGCTCGCATGTCGCCCTTAGATACGCTCCTGCCTTTGCGTAAGCCTGATGCGAAAATCGTTTTGATAGACCACCATGGGGGCAAAAAAGATTTTGCCGACTTCGAGCTTTGGAAAGTAGAAGCCGCCGCTACTGCCGAACTTATCTATGACTTCATCGACCTTATGGGCGAAACCCACTTGATAGACCTTGCTACCGCTTCTTGCATCTA contains these protein-coding regions:
- the gldC gene encoding gliding motility protein GldC; the encoded protein is MKQSEIRFHVELDQESIPDKIFWRATDAPFEGQAEAKAIMISVWDVKEQNTLRLDLWTKDMLIDDMKIFCLESLLGLTTTMAQATQDEFIVAQMKNACDNIRNYLEAQTEEKA
- a CDS encoding Lacal_2735 family protein, translating into MWNPFKRKSEVEKLREKYEALLQESFRLSTQDRKTSDLKRAEAEAVMTQILALEKKSEN
- a CDS encoding DHH family phosphoesterase → MQNLSVLKDLLATPRRVMIFPHQRPDADALGSCLALKHYLEKKNHQVWVVSPTEYPDFLKWMPQNEQVLIWDEEAKLIPAAQEEAQKEAEPIIAAQYIRQLAAQIDVFFCLDFSDPARMSPLDTLLPLRKPDAKIVLIDHHGGKKDFADFELWKVEAAATAELIYDFIDLMGETHLIDLATASCIYAGIVTDTGSFKFPSTSSHVHQIAAQMIERGLDTGAIHRAIYDNSSEDRLRLLGFVLSKRLKVLKEYKTAYFYLSLRDLQTYKSRSGDTEGIVNYALSLAGVNLAAIFLEYEKEIRISFRSHGAFSVAKLATQHFFGGGHHNAAGGRLQGMPLKTALARFEKLLEENKEALNAY
- the nuoK gene encoding NADH-quinone oxidoreductase subunit NuoK, with protein sequence MPSDAILPAQGLIALSGLLFSLGLAVVIVKKNPILILIGIELMLNAANLNFVAFDNQQQGHLMALFVMVLAAAEVAIALAILRQIYQHLKTTQLDHLEASEKE
- a CDS encoding SixA phosphatase family protein — translated: MKKLTLLRHARTVDFLNSETDKQRALTEKGLEDALALGKKWASESQRFDKIYSSSAVRAQMTVSVIAEKIEYAASEITLLDELYSASEEFLYHFIQAIPNSYDTVLIVNHNPTLTSLCYRLLDDYIPLLYPCTAIELRFEVESWQHIGRGSATLLRRLEPDISEY